In Shewanella sp. MR-4, the genomic stretch CTTGGGAGTATTGGGTAATTGAGGTTGATGGAATGCTAAGGAAGGGTGATGCTCGGCGATATATTGCGCCGTCATCACCGCTTTATCGGAGAAAGGTGAACTGTTGAATCCGTGAATATAGAGCAGCATAGTTCCTCAAGCTGCGGTCACTCGCGTTAATAACCGCTGGAATCTTTATCAGGGGAAAACAGATTTCCCGGCACGCGATACACATTAGTGCAGATGCTACCATCGGCCTTCAGCTCCAGCAAACGATAACCGGGTTGCAGTCCATCGAGGGCAAAATAAGGCGATTGCGGTTTAAACTGAATACAAGTGGAAGGCGTTGCCATTAATTGCAGCGCGCCATGGGGGCCATCGTAATCGGTATCCAACTGTTGATGCACATGTCCCCAGAGTAACCCTTTAACCTGCGGGTATTGGGCGACACGTCTGAGAAACTCAGTGCCGTTATCCATGCAATGTTGGTCTAACCACGCGCAATTCACCAAAATAGGGTTGTGGTGCATCACCAGTAAGGTATGGCGGTCTGGATGTGCGGCTATGGCCTGTTCAATGAGTTCGAATTGACTCTCGGCCATATTGCCGCCGGGCTTTCCCCGAACGGTGGAGTCCAGCATTAGGATTTGCCATTTTCCGACCAAGATACGCTGCTGACCGAAAATCCGCTCACCCTGCATATGCAAAAACATAATCCGCGGATCATCATGATTACCCGGAAGATAATGGCAAGGTAAATTGAGTGGCGCCACAGCGGCCACGAATTGACGATAGGATTCGGGGGAATAATCTTGGCTTAAATCGCCCGTGGCTAACATCAGATGCGCTGGATAGTCGACAGCACGAATCGTATTAAGCACAGCAGCAAAACTTTTACTGGTGTTGACCCCTAATAACTGAGCCTCAGGATCGGCAAAAAGGTGCGGATCAGTGACTTGCACTATGCGCACACTTTCTTCTTCAGCTATGGAGTAAGAGACTGCCTCTTTCAGCACATTGAATACCCAATTCTAAGACTGACACACCAAACGTTGTTGGCAGCCAATCTTCAATAACTCCCCCAGGAATGCATTAACCTGGTACTTTTCATCGCTATGATACATGCGTAAATTGGGATAATCATACACTGGGCGCAATTGGTAAATCTGTTGACCAGTTAACACTTCTGCTAATTTAGCATCATGATAAATTCTAACTAACACCTTGGGAGTATTAATAAACTCCATGATTTTAACTGGTCGTGAGATCTCAACTAATTGAGTATATTTGGTATTTTCTAAAATACTGATTACTAATACACCCGCTTCACCTTCAAGTTGCCAAGACTGCCCCACCTCAATATCGAGCGGTAACCACTTCTGCATATAGCCGTAGTTACGCCCGCATAGCGCTAAAAAGTCGCTCACGTTAGGTTGGTAGCGCGGTTTTCGGTGCGATATTGAAGTAGCCAAACCTTTATCCAACTTTAACCAGTTGCTGATAGTTTAATTGCAACCACTGCAATCCAATTACGGTCGAAGCATTGTCTATTGCCCCGTTGACGACCTCATTATAGGCATCCTCACGGTCTAACACATGCAATCGAATATCTTCGTGTTCGTCAGCTAATCCGTGCAGACCTTGCGCTTGGGATGAATCCACCTCGGCCCAATAGAAATAGAAACGTTCCGTACTGCCACCTGGACTTGCCAAATAACTATTCACAAAATGCATATTGCGGGCGGTTAAGCCTGTTTCTTCGAGCAGTTCGCGGTGTGCGACATCCTGTGGCGTTTCGTCGGGCGCAATCATACCCGCGACCAACTCCATTAGCCAAGGAGATTTAGAGGTCGCTAATGCAGGAAAACGAATTTGTTCAATCAAAACAATCTTGTCACGCGCGACATCATAGGGAAGAACCACCACGGCATGGCCGCGTTCAAACACTTCACGGGTCACAGGTTGGCTCCAACCACCGGCAAAAAGCTTATGCTTGAAAGTAAACTGCTCCAAGGCAAAAAAGCCCTGATACAGCGACTTTGTCTCGAGAATTTCAACATCTGTTTTCGAAAAACCAGCAGGCTTCATATTTCAATCCTTAACCGTTAAATTTTCGCCTATTATCAAGGCAATTTGGCGCATTTTTAAAATAAAATCTGTTACACTTCGCAGTTGACTTGAACGTGTGGGAGTTTTTAGACTCTACGACATTAAGTTTTAGCTGTATCGGGAAGCGTCGGGAAGCGCAAACCGCCTTGGTAAAGGCATTACTTAGTCTAAACGAAGTTACATATTTCTCCTTTTGGAGAATTTGTCTAATAAGGACAGCAAATGAAATTTAAGATCCGTTCTCTATGCGCAGCATTAACTCTCGCGGCTTCCGCTCAAGCGGTTCAAGCAGATGATTTACTGCAAATATATCAACAAGCACTGACGAGCGACCCGCTAGTATTACAAGCACAAGCTCAACGTAATGCCTTGTTTGAAAAGATCGAACAAAACCGTGCACCACTGTTACCGACAATCAGCGCTAACGTGGGTTATGACAAAGCATGGAATGATCCTAAGAGCGATACCAGTGGATTAACCGGTAGCCTAAAGCTGAACCAAGTGATCTATGATCACAGCGCTTGGGTTGGTTTAAGTCTGGCCGAAAAAGCCGCTTCTCAAGCCGATTCAAACTACGCTTCTGCCCTGCAAAATTTAATCACTCGTGTGACTAAAGCCTACTTTGATGTGTTAACGGCGAAAGATAACTACGAGTTCCAAGGCGCAGAGAAACGTGCGATTGAACGTCAACTCGAGCAGACTAAACAACGTTTTGCCGTAGGTTTAACTGCGATTACCGACGTACATGAAGCGCAAGCTCAGTATGACTTAGCCTCGGCTACTGAAATTTTGGCTGAAAACACGTTAGCCAACAGCTACGAAGCCCTGCGTGAAATCACAGGTATCGATCACAAGACCATTAACGTGCTCGACACCAACCGTTTCTCCGCGGTAACACCAGCACCGACCTCATCGAGTGAGTGGCTAAAGATTGCTGAAACCAACAGCGTCGATCTGATGACTCAACGCATCGGTAAAGATATCGCCCAAGAGACCATCAGCCTATACAAAGCGGGCCACATGCCATCTCTTAGCTTAAACGCTGGCTATAACAAAGGGTTAGAGCAAAAAACTGGCGACGTGAATGAGCCTGATTTTGACAATGTGAACGTTGGTGTGAACTTAAGCATTCCTATTTTTGAAGGCTTTAAAGTCACCTCACAGGTCAAAGAAGCGCAATTCCAATACGTGGAAGCGAGCGAGAAGTTAGAGCAAACCTACCGCAGTGTGGTGAAAAACGTTCGTAACAACTACAACAACGTAGGCGCTTCTATTAGCTCAATCCGTGCTTATGAGCAGTCAGTGATTTCATCTGAAAGTGCGTTAAAGGCAACACAAGCGGGCTTTGAAGTCGGTACTCGTACTATTGTTGACGTACTGAACCGTACCCGTGACCTGTACGACTCAAAACGTAAATTGTCGGATGCACGCTATAGCTACATCAACTCAATTATTGCGTTGAAACAAGCTGCTGGCACCTTAAATGAAGACGATGTTATCTCTATCAACAACGGTCTAAAAGCCGAATAAGATAGCGATACATCCCATAAAAAAACCGCCTAAATGGCGGTTTTTTTATGGCTGATTCATTAGCGTTAACGCTTAGAAATCAATTTCTACACCCGCGAAATAACCGTCAAACTTAGTATCGGCGCTGATGCCAGAGAAATTATTCACATCAAAGGCAAACTCACGGTAACCAACGCGCACACGGGTATCCACAGCCACACCGTCAAACTCCCAGCCTAAGCCGATGGCATAGTCATGTACGTTAGACTCGTTTACCCCAAGCATTAAATCCGCAAAACCGAATAAACCTAGGCCAGGCATGCTCACGTGTGTGCTGGCATAACCCATCACAATGCCGCTATCGACATCTTTCTCTTCAGGATGGCCAGCGTCTTGAACGCGCAGAGAGCCGTTCATCAGCTTGTAGGCGGCACCGAGATCCAAAGACAGAATGTCGTTATCCAGCAACTCGTAATACAGCACAAAATCGGTATTGCTCAGATCGGTATAGCTGGTCACATTGCCAGTAAAATCATGACCATTGAAGGTAAAGTCTGCATTCGTCAGACTCCCCTTCTGATCTAAGCTATTTTCACGAATTTTAAGATTGGGGATAAATGGCAGCGGATGCTCAACCGCAACCCAATAGCTGCCTTGTGCCGATGAGCTGTAGTCAAAACCTTGTTGTGGTTGACCTTTGTCGGCAAAAGTACCGCTGGTATCGGCGCGCCAGTAATCACCACCAATTTTGAATCCAACCACAGTAGCCGCTTGGGCAGAAGTGGCCATTAAGCATCCTAATACCGCACTGGCGAGGAGTGTTTTTTTCATAATTAACCTTGAGATAGCAAGTTCGTTAAATCAATCACCGCGGCATTCGCACGGGACACATAGTTAGCCATAACCAATGAATGATTAGCGACTAGACCGAAACCACTGCCATTAAGTACCACAGGGCTCCAAACCGTCTGTTGAGTTGCCTCCAGCTCACGAATGATCTGTTTCAGGCT encodes the following:
- a CDS encoding DUF1249 domain-containing protein; this translates as MATSISHRKPRYQPNVSDFLALCGRNYGYMQKWLPLDIEVGQSWQLEGEAGVLVISILENTKYTQLVEISRPVKIMEFINTPKVLVRIYHDAKLAEVLTGQQIYQLRPVYDYPNLRMYHSDEKYQVNAFLGELLKIGCQQRLVCQS
- a CDS encoding TIGR04219 family outer membrane beta-barrel protein, with product MKKTLLASAVLGCLMATSAQAATVVGFKIGGDYWRADTSGTFADKGQPQQGFDYSSSAQGSYWVAVEHPLPFIPNLKIRENSLDQKGSLTNADFTFNGHDFTGNVTSYTDLSNTDFVLYYELLDNDILSLDLGAAYKLMNGSLRVQDAGHPEEKDVDSGIVMGYASTHVSMPGLGLFGFADLMLGVNESNVHDYAIGLGWEFDGVAVDTRVRVGYREFAFDVNNFSGISADTKFDGYFAGVEIDF
- the tolC gene encoding outer membrane channel protein TolC — protein: MKFKIRSLCAALTLAASAQAVQADDLLQIYQQALTSDPLVLQAQAQRNALFEKIEQNRAPLLPTISANVGYDKAWNDPKSDTSGLTGSLKLNQVIYDHSAWVGLSLAEKAASQADSNYASALQNLITRVTKAYFDVLTAKDNYEFQGAEKRAIERQLEQTKQRFAVGLTAITDVHEAQAQYDLASATEILAENTLANSYEALREITGIDHKTINVLDTNRFSAVTPAPTSSSEWLKIAETNSVDLMTQRIGKDIAQETISLYKAGHMPSLSLNAGYNKGLEQKTGDVNEPDFDNVNVGVNLSIPIFEGFKVTSQVKEAQFQYVEASEKLEQTYRSVVKNVRNNYNNVGASISSIRAYEQSVISSESALKATQAGFEVGTRTIVDVLNRTRDLYDSKRKLSDARYSYINSIIALKQAAGTLNEDDVISINNGLKAE
- the cpdA gene encoding 3',5'-cyclic-AMP phosphodiesterase, coding for MLKEAVSYSIAEEESVRIVQVTDPHLFADPEAQLLGVNTSKSFAAVLNTIRAVDYPAHLMLATGDLSQDYSPESYRQFVAAVAPLNLPCHYLPGNHDDPRIMFLHMQGERIFGQQRILVGKWQILMLDSTVRGKPGGNMAESQFELIEQAIAAHPDRHTLLVMHHNPILVNCAWLDQHCMDNGTEFLRRVAQYPQVKGLLWGHVHQQLDTDYDGPHGALQLMATPSTCIQFKPQSPYFALDGLQPGYRLLELKADGSICTNVYRVPGNLFSPDKDSSGY
- the nudF gene encoding ADP-ribose diphosphatase; translated protein: MKPAGFSKTDVEILETKSLYQGFFALEQFTFKHKLFAGGWSQPVTREVFERGHAVVVLPYDVARDKIVLIEQIRFPALATSKSPWLMELVAGMIAPDETPQDVAHRELLEETGLTARNMHFVNSYLASPGGSTERFYFYWAEVDSSQAQGLHGLADEHEDIRLHVLDREDAYNEVVNGAIDNASTVIGLQWLQLNYQQLVKVG